In Carya illinoinensis cultivar Pawnee chromosome 7, C.illinoinensisPawnee_v1, whole genome shotgun sequence, the following are encoded in one genomic region:
- the LOC122316171 gene encoding uncharacterized protein LOC122316171: protein MQDVLSRLLKKAFDNGKIGRFSQARGTPLISHLMYADDIIIFANGGNKSMRGLMKVLNLYENWTGQVLNKNKSAILFSNKISNTRKSSILRMTGFSEGSFPFKYLGVPIVVGRLKVCDFSDLIGNFNKKIAGWKMKMLSIGGRVILLHHVLSSMAIHLMAVLHVPNGVYRVLNRIMSSFFWGDVEGKDFFRGKYVQGNYLSLLNPTKGTRFWKAIVHCIPEVLNNSKWLVNEGNVSFWYDNWVDGGPIGDQFPVIERPLLRVKECRIDNGWDIPLLERLVGQHKALELFQFLATRKDG from the exons ATGCAAGATGTGTTATCTCGGTTGCTTAAGAAAGCTTTTGATAATGGTAAAATTGGTAGGTTTTCTCAAGCCAGAGGTACTCCCCTTATTTCCCACCTTATGTATGcggatgatattattatttttgctaatggtggGAACAAGTCTATGAGAGGGTTGATGAAGGTTCTTAATCTTTATGAGAATTGGACAGGTCAAGTccttaataagaataaaagtgctattttgttttctaACAAAATCTCTAATACTAGAAAGTCCTCCATTCTCCGTATGACTGGTTTTTCAGAAGGTTCTTTTCCCTTTAAATATTTGGGTGTTCCTATTGTGGTGGGTCGTCTGAAGGTTTGTGACTTTAGTGATCTAATTGGgaattttaataagaaaattgcagggtggaaaatgaaaatgttatCTATTGGGGGTCGTGTAATTCTTTTACATCATGTTTTATCGAGCATGGCAATTCATCTTATGGCAGTTCTACATGTTCCTAATGGTGTTTACAGGGTGCTGAATAGGATTATGAGTTCCTTTTTTTGGGGTGATGTTGAAGGGAAAG ATTTCTTTAGAGGCAAGTATGTGCAAGGTAATTATTTATCCCTCTTGAACCCTACTAAAGGAACTAGATTCTGGAAAGCTATTGTGCATTGTATCCCGGaggttttaaataattctaagtgGCTTGTGAATGAGGGAAATGTTTCTTTCTGGTATGATAATTGGGTGGATGGGGGTCCTATTGGGGATCAGTTTCCCGTTATTGAGAGACCTTTGCTTAGAGTCAAAGAATGCCGGATTGATAATGGGTGGGATATTCCTCTTTTGGAAAGATTAGTGGGTCAACATAAAGCCCTTGAGTTGTTTCAGTTCTTGGCCACGAGAAAGGATGGTTAG